A window of the Thermoleophilia bacterium SCSIO 60948 genome harbors these coding sequences:
- a CDS encoding DUF2294 family protein produces MTDLREPPVNGDVLSRISDEMVGLHKEFHGVGPSEARTVWQGDVLVCVLQGGDTRAERTLRDAGRSDAVIEQRSQWQEAMRSRFIDCVESITGRRVRAFMSGNQVDPPHMISEVFVLEPED; encoded by the coding sequence TTGACCGACCTCCGAGAGCCACCCGTCAACGGTGACGTCCTGTCCCGGATCTCGGACGAGATGGTCGGCCTGCACAAAGAGTTCCACGGTGTCGGACCGAGCGAAGCGCGAACCGTCTGGCAGGGTGACGTCCTCGTCTGCGTTCTCCAGGGCGGCGACACCCGCGCCGAGCGCACGCTCCGCGACGCCGGTCGCTCCGACGCCGTGATCGAGCAGCGGTCCCAGTGGCAGGAGGCGATGCGCTCGCGGTTCATCGACTGCGTCGAGTCGATCACCGGCCGCCGGGTCCGCGCCTTCATGAGCGGCAACCAGGTCGACCCGCCGCACATGATCTCCGAGGTCTTCGTCCTCGAGCCCGAGGACTGA
- a CDS encoding DUF3732 domain-containing protein, with protein MTRELRERRAALDQLDRDRGEHAAAVSTQLGRLGMIDHLDDAGGDWASCPACGAQLEDRDSPLADLARDVNQLDSQLQAMSSAKRDIGPAERELDAAIVAADAHYDRTRQRLEAVLAADSAARRLVEDGQIRARLLGVIEEYLRTVGSEGAATRVELADRVRTVSEELAAIESTGEINTIDDELEARLGAMSVDMTAWARQLELEVANEGSVYIDRRTLNVAIGTGRGRIGLARMGSGANHVGYHLVSHLALHRHFVQEARPVPRFVVFDQPSLPFFPQNVDRDAAMKDVDWEAVRAMMQLADRVVKDLGGSLQVLITDHATFAGEPWFDEALVEDWHSGTKLVPPGWREK; from the coding sequence GTGACGCGTGAGCTCAGGGAGCGTCGAGCCGCGCTCGACCAGCTCGATCGAGATCGCGGCGAACACGCGGCGGCCGTCAGTACTCAGCTGGGACGTCTGGGCATGATCGATCATCTTGACGACGCCGGTGGGGATTGGGCGTCATGTCCCGCGTGCGGTGCTCAACTCGAGGACCGCGATAGTCCGCTCGCCGATCTGGCGCGAGACGTCAATCAACTCGACTCACAGCTACAGGCGATGAGTTCGGCGAAGCGTGACATCGGACCAGCCGAGCGCGAGCTCGACGCAGCTATCGTCGCTGCGGATGCCCACTACGACCGCACTCGCCAGCGGTTGGAGGCCGTTCTTGCTGCTGACTCGGCCGCCAGGCGACTGGTGGAGGACGGGCAGATCCGGGCGCGGCTCTTAGGAGTAATCGAGGAGTATCTGCGGACGGTGGGTTCAGAAGGTGCCGCAACGCGCGTGGAGCTAGCCGACCGAGTACGGACTGTGTCGGAGGAGCTCGCCGCGATCGAATCAACCGGCGAGATCAACACAATCGACGACGAACTAGAGGCGCGTTTGGGGGCGATGTCTGTTGACATGACGGCCTGGGCTCGCCAGCTGGAGCTCGAAGTCGCCAATGAAGGCAGCGTCTACATCGACCGCCGAACGCTCAACGTTGCGATCGGCACGGGACGAGGACGGATAGGCCTCGCTCGGATGGGTTCGGGGGCTAACCACGTCGGCTATCACCTCGTGTCCCATTTGGCCTTGCATCGGCACTTCGTGCAGGAAGCGCGGCCCGTTCCTCGCTTCGTGGTATTCGATCAGCCGAGCCTGCCGTTCTTTCCGCAGAACGTCGACCGCGACGCGGCGATGAAGGACGTGGATTGGGAGGCGGTCCGAGCAATGATGCAGCTCGCCGACCGGGTCGTCAAAGATTTGGGCGGCTCGCTCCAGGTGCTCATCACGGACCATGCCACTTTCGCCGGCGAGCCGTGGTTCGACGAAGCACTCGTCGAAGACTGGCACTCCGGCACCAAACTGGTTCCGCCAGGCTGGCGGGAGAAGTAG
- a CDS encoding helix-turn-helix transcriptional regulator, giving the protein MEPAAVFGHNVRRERERRGWSQEELGHRADLHPTNVSGVEAGRRQPRFDTVLRLARALEVSPSRLFDGIR; this is encoded by the coding sequence GTGGAACCTGCTGCCGTGTTCGGGCACAACGTCCGGCGCGAGCGGGAGCGTCGCGGTTGGTCCCAGGAGGAGCTCGGACATCGCGCGGACCTTCATCCGACCAACGTCTCGGGCGTGGAGGCTGGCCGGCGGCAGCCAAGGTTCGACACGGTGCTGCGACTCGCGCGAGCGCTTGAGGTCTCGCCAAGTCGGTTATTTGACGGAATCCGGTAG
- the lepB gene encoding signal peptidase I, which produces MHAKPPLTRSVVSTRTQAAGLALLILATVGCGKGPSFEQRTESMTPTYEPGDVLSYDEDAAPEAGDPIIYLARDADPTADACDDRITVGGEGTVCADLSTDRTDEEFLHRVVGVAGDEVRLEDGALFVNDEPESSAYETTPCGRVACTTPEITVPDGGLFVLGDNRASANDSRFVGFVPEDAVVGVVTDAGDPPPPDYQSAAELRVSVDELLEPIEERLETGVSLSSAKLDYISERVEAAPEAIRDDLIEGVIGDVQALSEDGYLPAGATVRVYEALKGPITE; this is translated from the coding sequence GTGCACGCAAAGCCTCCTCTCACCAGATCGGTCGTCTCGACTCGAACCCAAGCGGCCGGTCTGGCGCTGCTGATCCTCGCGACCGTCGGCTGCGGGAAAGGGCCGAGCTTCGAGCAGCGCACTGAGTCCATGACGCCGACCTATGAGCCGGGGGACGTGTTGTCCTACGACGAGGACGCCGCCCCGGAGGCAGGTGATCCGATCATCTACCTCGCCCGTGATGCGGACCCGACCGCCGATGCCTGTGACGACCGGATCACCGTGGGCGGCGAGGGGACGGTCTGCGCAGATCTTTCGACCGATCGGACCGACGAGGAGTTTCTGCACCGCGTCGTGGGCGTCGCCGGCGACGAAGTGCGTCTCGAGGACGGCGCGCTGTTCGTCAACGACGAGCCGGAGAGCAGCGCCTACGAGACGACACCGTGCGGCCGAGTCGCCTGCACCACGCCGGAGATCACGGTTCCGGACGGGGGCCTCTTCGTTCTCGGCGATAACCGAGCCAGTGCGAATGACAGTCGATTCGTTGGCTTCGTTCCAGAGGATGCAGTCGTTGGCGTAGTGACCGATGCCGGCGACCCACCGCCGCCCGACTACCAGAGCGCGGCCGAACTCCGTGTCTCGGTGGACGAACTACTCGAGCCGATCGAGGAGCGGCTCGAGACGGGGGTGTCCTTGTCGTCCGCAAAGCTCGATTACATCAGCGAGCGAGTCGAGGCGGCCCCCGAAGCGATTCGAGACGATCTGATCGAGGGGGTCATCGGCGACGTGCAAGCGCTCAGCGAGGACGGATATTTGCCCGCGGGCGCGACGGTGCGTGTCTACGAGGCGTTGAAGGGTCCGATCACCGAGTAG